The Oceanisphaera avium genome includes a region encoding these proteins:
- the lptC gene encoding LPS export ABC transporter periplasmic protein LptC — protein sequence MSRQTWAFGGLFLVALISWQWFKPVATKPASQQDYQPDFIAKNLKSVQFNQLGLPYRSLNADYAEHYEPLTMTLMEKPVILLYTPNGEPQWRLSGDEGMINTDDNAVLNGNVIGKGLQAQAVIKTLTTEYLELDFINNQLRSNRAVQLSSPTYQAHGQGLLGQIDQQTVELLHDTQATYTTP from the coding sequence ATGAGCCGACAAACATGGGCGTTTGGCGGTTTATTTTTAGTGGCGCTTATTAGCTGGCAATGGTTTAAGCCTGTGGCCACTAAGCCGGCTAGTCAACAAGACTATCAACCTGATTTTATTGCAAAAAACTTAAAAAGTGTGCAGTTTAATCAGCTAGGATTACCGTATAGAAGCTTAAACGCCGATTATGCTGAGCACTATGAGCCGCTCACCATGACCCTAATGGAAAAACCTGTTATCTTGCTTTACACCCCCAATGGTGAGCCGCAGTGGCGTCTCAGTGGCGACGAGGGCATGATTAACACCGATGACAACGCCGTATTAAATGGCAATGTCATCGGCAAGGGTTTACAAGCTCAGGCCGTGATCAAAACCCTGACCACTGAATACTTAGAACTGGATTTTATTAATAATCAGCTACGCTCAAATCGTGCGGTACAGCTGAGCAGCCCCACTTATCAGGCCCACGGCCAAGGGTTACTGGGACAGATTGATCAACAAACGGTGGAACTACTGCATGATACTCAGGCAACCTACACGACTCCTTAG
- the kdsC gene encoding 3-deoxy-manno-octulosonate-8-phosphatase KdsC yields the protein MEQSELYGPIASNVWHQLSQIKLLICDVDGVLSDGLIYLGNQGEEFKTFNTKDGFGIKALQNAGIVVAVITGRESRIVTERMASLGVSHVFQAQADKRISFNQLLSELNLSPAQVAYIGDDVVDLPVMALCGLGVAVNDAHPLVRKRADYITQLKGGRGCVREVCDLILEAQGVLEQAQGMSI from the coding sequence TCAAATAAAGCTATTAATCTGCGATGTAGATGGCGTGTTATCCGATGGCCTAATTTATCTAGGCAATCAAGGTGAAGAGTTTAAAACCTTTAACACTAAGGATGGTTTTGGCATTAAAGCGCTGCAAAATGCGGGCATTGTGGTGGCGGTGATCACTGGGCGTGAGTCACGTATCGTCACCGAGCGCATGGCGTCCCTTGGCGTTAGCCATGTTTTTCAAGCACAAGCCGATAAGCGTATTAGCTTTAATCAACTCTTGAGCGAGCTTAACTTAAGCCCTGCGCAAGTCGCATATATCGGCGATGATGTGGTGGACTTACCCGTAATGGCATTATGTGGCTTAGGCGTGGCGGTTAATGATGCCCACCCCTTGGTACGAAAGCGCGCCGATTATATAACTCAGCTTAAAGGCGGGCGAGGTTGTGTACGAGAAGTGTGCGATCTAATTTTAGAAGCACAAGGTGTACTCGAACAAGCCCAAGGTATGAGTATATGA
- the ptsN gene encoding PTS IIA-like nitrogen regulatory protein PtsN produces MEVADILSRDCTRSAVPCSSKKRALEIISELAAEHLNVSSQQLFDCLLAREKMGSTGIGNGIAIPHGRIGDENQATAVLLTFAEPVEFDAIDNQPVSLVFALLVPEQECKQHLKTLSLIAEKLSDKQICKQLRQAKSDDELYQIMISS; encoded by the coding sequence ATGGAAGTCGCCGATATTCTAAGCAGGGACTGCACGCGAAGTGCCGTCCCTTGCTCGAGCAAAAAAAGGGCGCTGGAAATTATCAGCGAGCTCGCCGCAGAACACCTCAACGTTAGCAGTCAACAATTGTTTGACTGCCTTTTAGCACGGGAAAAAATGGGCAGTACCGGTATTGGCAACGGCATTGCTATTCCTCATGGTCGTATTGGTGATGAAAACCAAGCCACCGCTGTGCTACTCACTTTTGCTGAGCCGGTGGAATTTGATGCCATCGATAATCAGCCCGTTAGTTTAGTGTTTGCCTTGCTCGTGCCTGAGCAAGAGTGTAAACAACACCTTAAAACCTTGTCATTGATTGCAGAAAAGCTCAGTGATAAGCAGATCTGTAAGCAGCTGCGCCAAGCTAAAAGCGACGACGAGCTCTATCAGATCATGATCTCTTCCTAA
- the lptB gene encoding LPS export ABC transporter ATP-binding protein, with protein MATLKARGLQKSYKGRQVVADVSLTVNTGQIVGLLGPNGAGKTTSFYMIVGLVQRDAGRITIDDEDISHQPMHVRARSGIGYLPQEASIFRRLSVADNIMAVLQTRKNLTANEREQKMEQLLEEFNIGHIRHSQGMSLSGGERRRVEIARALAADPRFILLDEPFAGVDPISVLDIKQIILHLRDRGLGVLITDHNVRETLDVCERAYIVSHGHRIAAGTPAEILANEQVKKVYLGEQFSL; from the coding sequence ATGGCAACCCTGAAAGCTCGCGGTCTACAAAAAAGCTATAAAGGCCGCCAAGTGGTAGCAGATGTGAGCTTAACCGTTAACACCGGTCAAATTGTGGGCCTACTAGGCCCAAATGGTGCGGGTAAAACCACTTCTTTTTACATGATAGTGGGCTTAGTGCAGCGCGATGCTGGCCGCATTACCATTGACGATGAAGACATTAGCCACCAGCCTATGCATGTGCGCGCCCGCTCAGGTATTGGTTATTTACCTCAAGAGGCGTCTATTTTTCGCCGCTTAAGTGTGGCGGATAATATTATGGCGGTGCTACAAACCCGTAAAAATTTAACAGCCAATGAGCGCGAGCAAAAAATGGAACAGCTGCTCGAAGAGTTTAACATTGGCCATATTCGCCACAGCCAGGGCATGAGCTTATCGGGTGGGGAACGCCGACGAGTAGAAATTGCCCGCGCGTTAGCCGCCGATCCGCGCTTTATTTTATTGGACGAACCCTTTGCTGGGGTTGATCCCATTTCGGTGTTGGATATTAAGCAAATTATCTTGCACTTGCGTGATCGTGGCTTAGGGGTGTTGATTACTGACCATAACGTTCGAGAAACGCTTGATGTGTGTGAGCGCGCTTATATTGTTAGCCATGGCCATCGCATTGCCGCTGGCACCCCCGCAGAAATTCTCGCTAACGAACAGGTGAAAAAAGTCTATTTAGGCGAGCAATTTAGCCTGTAA
- the hpf gene encoding ribosome hibernation promoting factor, producing the protein MQINLTGHHVEITESLRDYVNNKFAKLERHFDNITIVHVVLTLEKLQQIAEAKIHLSGGEIFATCQQEDMYAAIDGLFDKLDRQVIKHKEKLKQK; encoded by the coding sequence ATGCAAATAAACTTGACCGGACATCATGTTGAAATCACTGAGTCATTACGTGATTATGTAAATAATAAATTCGCTAAACTCGAGCGCCATTTTGATAACATCACCATAGTGCATGTGGTGTTAACGCTAGAGAAGCTACAGCAAATTGCCGAAGCTAAAATTCATCTCAGCGGTGGTGAAATTTTTGCCACTTGTCAACAAGAAGACATGTACGCTGCCATCGACGGTTTGTTCGACAAACTCGATCGCCAAGTTATTAAACATAAAGAGAAGCTCAAGCAAAAATAA
- the rapZ gene encoding RNase adapter RapZ has translation MQLVIVSGRSGSGKTVALRVLEDLGYYCVDNLPVELLPQLVKMRLNKPGEVAVSIDVRNLPDSSEKLEACLNDVRALESVNLSSIFIDADNAALIRRFGDTRRLHPLSRLSLTLDEAIREETHLLAPLSSEADLRIDTSELSIHDLSEIIRARILGKKERELNWVFESFGYKFGISQDADFVFDARFLPNPHWIDELRPFNGRDEPVATYLNSQLEVTKYLWQIENLLVTWMPHLERNNRSYVTVAIGCTGGKHRSVYLVEQLAKSFKEMDKSVQLRHRSLEKQHAKS, from the coding sequence ATGCAGCTGGTCATCGTCAGTGGTCGTTCTGGATCGGGTAAAACCGTGGCGTTACGGGTACTTGAGGATTTAGGCTATTACTGTGTCGATAATTTGCCAGTAGAGCTGCTCCCCCAGTTAGTTAAAATGCGCTTAAATAAGCCTGGCGAAGTGGCGGTGAGTATCGATGTGCGCAACCTCCCCGATAGCAGCGAAAAATTAGAAGCTTGTTTAAACGATGTCCGCGCGCTTGAGAGCGTGAATTTATCCAGTATCTTTATTGATGCCGATAATGCAGCGCTGATCCGCCGCTTTGGTGATACTCGCCGTCTCCACCCGCTGTCTCGCTTGAGCTTAACGCTCGATGAGGCCATTCGTGAAGAAACGCACTTATTGGCCCCCTTATCTTCTGAGGCTGACTTGCGTATTGATACCTCAGAGTTAAGTATTCATGACTTAAGCGAAATTATTCGCGCGCGCATTCTAGGTAAGAAAGAGCGCGAGCTAAATTGGGTATTTGAGTCTTTTGGCTATAAATTTGGTATCTCTCAAGATGCCGACTTCGTCTTTGATGCCCGCTTCTTGCCTAATCCCCACTGGATTGATGAACTTAGGCCTTTCAACGGCCGGGATGAACCGGTAGCTACCTATTTAAATAGCCAGCTGGAAGTGACTAAGTACCTTTGGCAAATCGAAAACTTACTGGTCACCTGGATGCCCCACTTAGAGCGAAACAATCGCAGTTATGTCACAGTGGCGATTGGGTGTACCGGTGGTAAACATCGCTCTGTCTACTTAGTTGAGCAATTAGCTAAGTCGTTTAAAGAAATGGACAAAAGCGTACAACTGCGCCACCGCTCACTAGAAAAACAACATGCAAAAAGTTGA
- the lptA gene encoding lipopolysaccharide transport periplasmic protein LptA — translation MILRQPTRLLSFAALLVLSMSTTQAKEADYKEPVTIDAGSQLVELANNKVTFTDNVIVKQGTLDVRAAKLVVTRNDKGLQTMTAYGSPATYYQVLDSGQPVNAQAKQITYDIKTRSITLLNNAQLKQNDNIVTGYRIRYDIDREQMEAQGQGNQGRVKTVFLPEQLQEMNNKEANP, via the coding sequence ATGATACTCAGGCAACCTACACGACTCCTTAGCTTTGCGGCACTATTAGTGCTGAGCATGAGTACCACTCAAGCTAAAGAAGCCGATTATAAAGAGCCCGTCACCATAGATGCAGGCAGTCAATTGGTGGAGCTGGCCAACAATAAAGTGACCTTTACCGATAATGTTATCGTTAAACAAGGCACACTCGATGTGCGCGCCGCTAAATTAGTGGTAACCCGTAATGATAAAGGCTTGCAAACCATGACCGCGTACGGCTCACCTGCCACTTACTATCAAGTACTAGACAGCGGCCAGCCGGTAAACGCTCAGGCTAAACAGATTACCTATGACATTAAAACTCGCTCCATTACTTTGCTCAATAATGCACAATTAAAGCAAAACGATAACATAGTGACCGGCTATCGTATTCGCTATGACATCGACCGCGAGCAAATGGAGGCGCAAGGTCAAGGCAATCAAGGACGGGTAAAAACCGTATTTTTGCCTGAGCAATTGCAAGAGATGAATAATAAAGAGGCTAACCCTTAA
- a CDS encoding RNA polymerase factor sigma-54 — protein MKPTLQLRMGQQLTMTPQLQQAIRLLQLSSLELQQEIQLALENNPLLEQEEADESALDEELAPLPSAQDEQMATDKAMEQHQLSDEMPMDTQWDDIYTASAGTAGTGGVPEGLEDTLYQGETTETLQDYLLWQMQLTPFSETDQAIALAIIDAIDDAGYLSVELEDILAAVNGGDQAIEADEVTAVLKRIQHFDPLGVGARSVQECLRIQLLALEPTTLWLDEALLLIDEHMELLGNRDYRTLQRLTRLKEDELRDVLALIQQLEPRPGNTLLQHNSEYVIPDVLVTKQQGIWKAELNLETLPKVRLNQTYAAMAQGKQGADGQFIRQHTQDAKWFIKSLESRNETLLKVANCIVEQQQAFFEYGAEAMKPMVLNQVAEVVEMHESTISRVTTQKFLHSPKGVFELKYFFSSHVGTESGGECSSTAIRAFIKKLVAAENPVKPLSDSKIAQLLAEQGIQVARRTIAKYRESLAIPPSNQRKRLL, from the coding sequence ATGAAGCCAACTCTTCAATTACGTATGGGGCAACAACTCACTATGACCCCGCAGCTGCAACAAGCGATTCGTTTGTTGCAGCTGTCGAGTCTGGAGTTGCAGCAAGAAATTCAACTAGCACTGGAAAATAATCCGCTGTTAGAGCAAGAAGAAGCCGACGAGTCGGCGTTAGATGAAGAATTAGCGCCGCTCCCTAGCGCTCAAGACGAGCAAATGGCCACCGATAAAGCCATGGAGCAGCATCAACTATCTGATGAAATGCCCATGGATACCCAGTGGGACGATATTTATACCGCCTCTGCAGGTACGGCAGGCACCGGGGGAGTTCCTGAGGGATTAGAAGATACGCTTTATCAGGGTGAAACCACCGAGACTCTGCAAGATTATTTATTATGGCAAATGCAGCTTACGCCCTTTAGTGAGACCGACCAGGCCATTGCCTTAGCCATTATTGACGCGATTGATGACGCTGGGTATCTCAGCGTCGAGCTAGAAGATATCTTGGCCGCGGTCAATGGCGGTGACCAAGCCATAGAAGCCGACGAAGTGACGGCGGTTCTAAAGCGAATTCAGCATTTTGATCCACTGGGCGTAGGCGCGCGCAGCGTACAAGAGTGTTTGCGAATACAGTTACTGGCGCTTGAGCCCACGACCTTATGGCTCGACGAAGCGCTCTTGCTTATCGATGAACACATGGAGCTATTAGGTAATCGCGACTATCGTACCTTACAGCGCCTTACTCGGCTTAAAGAAGACGAGCTAAGAGATGTGTTAGCTTTAATCCAACAGCTAGAACCGCGCCCCGGTAATACCTTATTGCAGCATAACTCTGAATATGTCATTCCCGATGTATTAGTGACCAAACAACAAGGCATATGGAAAGCCGAGCTCAATTTAGAGACCTTGCCTAAGGTGCGATTAAACCAAACCTATGCCGCTATGGCACAAGGTAAGCAAGGCGCAGATGGCCAGTTTATTCGCCAACATACTCAAGATGCAAAGTGGTTTATCAAGAGTTTAGAAAGCAGAAATGAGACCTTACTCAAGGTTGCTAATTGTATTGTTGAACAACAACAGGCATTCTTTGAGTATGGTGCTGAGGCAATGAAGCCCATGGTACTCAACCAAGTCGCCGAAGTAGTAGAGATGCATGAGTCGACTATTTCTCGCGTTACTACTCAGAAATTTTTGCACTCTCCTAAAGGAGTGTTTGAGTTAAAGTATTTTTTCTCAAGCCACGTAGGCACCGAAAGTGGCGGTGAGTGTTCTTCCACTGCGATTCGCGCCTTTATTAAGAAACTCGTCGCGGCAGAGAACCCAGTAAAGCCATTGAGTGACAGTAAAATCGCTCAACTATTGGCCGAACAGGGGATACAAGTGGCCAGACGGACCATAGCCAAGTATCGTGAGTCACTGGCCATACCCCCTTCCAATCAGCGTAAACGCCTGCTGTAG